GAAGAAGCTGACTCGGATCTGGCGACTCGTTCTTGACTCGCTCCCGGAGCTTCTCGACGTCGCCGCGCGACAGCACGAGCGTGGCGAAGACGCCGTCGTCTCCCCGCTCCCAAGCGGGAATAGAACTCAGGTTTCTTCTGCTCCCGGCGATTCTGCCGCCGTCGTTGAGAGATCTCACGATCTTGAGCATCTGCTCATCGAGTCCGGTTGTATCTTTGATCAGCGACCGATCGAGAGACGGAGTTAGAGTCTCCGGTAGAGGGGCGACGACTGTGTTCTCTCGTTTGCACGTGTGAGCCCAAGCTTTGACGAACATGGTTGACGTTTTTCCGTCTAAAACGGCGTGGTGTGCGGCGACGCCGATGGAGAATCCTTGGCCCGGGAACAACGTGATCTGAAGGGATAAGACGGTTGCTGAGTCATCGGAAACAGGTAGCTCGGGTATGAGAGTGTGCAACTCCCAAGCTGGACGTTGTCCGTAGctggagagaagagagaagtcTGCGTCGGTTTCAGCGATGGTTAgcgaaacgacgtcgtttggaGAGACGACGATGCTCGGTTTGGGCTCGTTTGGGTGGGAGATGAGGCGGCCGGAGAGAGGGAGGTAGTTGCGGAGGACGAGGGAAAGGGAGAGCTTGAGCTTAGGGAGGATGGAGGAGCGGAAATGCTCGCGAGTCGACTCGGTGAGTCTGTAGAAGAAGACTCGCTTGGCGGGGTTGATCACTAGCCATGGTAGATCGAAGAAAGTCAACGGGATGGTGAGTGAGTTGGCTGAGTTTAGGACCGAGTCCGAGTCAGGAGCGGGGGTGACTCGGGAAACCTCAACGACGTGTATTGTCATTTGGTGGTGATGGAACAGAAGATCCAATACTCGACACGATCCTTTATaaatgttggatatgattcatCACGAAGAAATCTGAAACttggtttaaaaaataaaagacattCAAAATTTTTGGAAGTTTagaaaactctatatttgaataTAGAAGTTTTAAAAGGGTTCTTCTCCTAGatcaaaatttcaattttaacttcaaaactatttgtattttatattatggtctttatatttgttataattaatttaaactcataaaacttttataaataactagtacatatataaaaatattacaagagtatcaattaataaaatgttatattaaaatataaatttaaatagaaataacataattaatattaaacttcaagaaaaataacatattattccataaaaatatttatgtaatgtatatatgatcaattagtgcatttcgaagtaaaaaatgactctcttcatttttaatttgtagattacaagataaaattgttgaaatcgggtgatcttaatacttgtaaatacattagatatgaacaaaaaaagtaaaagagtaaaataaaatattgctaaaacaCTTAGCTTCTATCGAAcaatgatattaatactcgtgaatacattcgatCTAAACAAGAAATAATCGTACAAAAAtgacatcaaaaacaacaacaaccatttTCGGTGACACAAAATGTGTTTGaacaatattttggagattttggagGTTCCAAATCAAATTTACCTTACTATTAGTATTGttgtaatctttaaatttgtgtaatagttgtgctttcatgtaaattttaaaagttgttttGTTGTTAAGTTTGTTTTGTATTGTTGTTGTATAAATCTagttgtaaaatattttaaatcttattttaaatttttactcaatgttatgtgtaaaacttaaatatataaaaataattacaattgTTATGAGATATGAAATTTTTAAGGTTTAAATGATAAATGAGAAAATACATAAGAATTATAAATGTGATATTTAATTATAGGGACCaaaatgtaaacaaaatttgaagttttgaataatgaaacttcaaatatagaatttcatttattaaaactttaaatttgaagttttgaagtttctttttgaagagcaaaaaatttaatatttgaaattatagagTGTCTTTTAGAGATGCCCAGGAGTATTGCAACACTTTGTCTAAGCCCGAAGATGTTATAAAAGGTGGGTTATTATGAGCACGTGAGGATCATGTGCTAAGACTAAAGATATTTGGATGTGTTCTTCAGTTTTGTAAGAGCAAGCATATTAAGATTCTTACAATAGTCTTGTGTTCATCCAAACACTA
This Brassica napus cultivar Da-Ae chromosome C6, Da-Ae, whole genome shotgun sequence DNA region includes the following protein-coding sequences:
- the LOC106416366 gene encoding phenolic glucoside malonyltransferase 2-like, with protein sequence MTIHVVEVSRVTPAPDSDSVLNSANSLTIPLTFFDLPWLVINPAKRVFFYRLTESTREHFRSSILPKLKLSLSLVLRNYLPLSGRLISHPNEPKPSIVVSPNDVVSLTIAETDADFSLLSSYGQRPAWELHTLIPELPVSDDSATVLSLQITLFPGQGFSIGVAAHHAVLDGKTSTMFVKAWAHTCKRENTVVAPLPETLTPSLDRSLIKDTTGLDEQMLKIVRSLNDGGRIAGSRRNLSSIPAWERGDDGVFATLVLSRGDVEKLRERVKNESPDPSQLLHLSTLVVAYAYVWTCLVKARGGDMERPVSLLFVADFRERLDPPLPATYFGNCMFPAGCFNSKTAGDFSGEGGFVAAVEMLSGLVKGLSSRKIETIAEEFKIGFDCVGVTSQLGSLAGSTRLGVYESDFGWGKPVKVDIVSIERNTISMAERRDESGGIELGLCMNKAEMDIVLALFNSGLQN